GTTGCTCCTACCGAAACCAAACAAACACCAACGAATCTGATTGAGAGGTTGAAAACACCTAACGTCAATCAGTCACCTTCCCCAGAGCAAGTTAAAATAGCTCCTGTTTCACCAGCACCTAACAGCTTAGTTGTACCTGCGGTTCCATTCACAGCTAAACCTTCCTTGTCACCAACAAATGGCAACAAACCGCAAGCAATTCCTGTAAAACCAGTAACCTCGACGACACCTGTTGCACCTGTGAGAAATAACGTCACAGTTCAGCCAAAGCAACCCCAAGTCACACCAAATCCGGAGAACTCGCCGACTGAGACAACGGTGGAAACTAAACCAGTAACTCAAGTTGCCACAGAAGAAACTCAGCCATCAGTGGAGAAAAAGACTAGTCGTAAAATACTCTTACAGAAACTGCGTCAGGTTCGTGAAGAACGGGAAGTGCATAAAAATCCCCAGTCTCAACCGTAAGTAGAGTCACAAAAACACGGGAAAGGGAAGATAAACCCATGAATCACTTTATGGTTCTGTACTTCCCTTCCATCCCTTGGTAGCATTTTCCAAAACGTAAGTTGCTACTTCTAAAACTTCCTGCTCTGTTAGCTTATTTTTAAAAGCTGGCATAGCATTCTTACCATTTTTCACTTGATGGATAATTGCCTGGATGCCTGTAATTTTATAGTTTTCCAGGTATGTTTCCAATGCTTCCTGCTTTAAAGTTTTTTCCGCGATGAGGATATTACCACCCCCAATGTGGCAAGCAGCACAGTTTTTCTGAAAAATTTTTGCCCCATTGACAGGTTCTACTGCAAATGCTGGATTCGTAAATGTTAGAGATACACAGGCGATCGCTGTCACCAAAATCAATAGAATTGTTCTCAAAGGATTTTCCCCGCAAAATATTCCAGCCACTGATACTATTTTGTTGGTATTTTAGATTGGAGATGGAGAAAATCCCTAGATAATTTACTTTTTAGCCGTTAGCATAGCAGATTTAACGGAATTCAGGAGTTAAAGCTAGAGTTTGACGCGAGAATTTGGACTTTGTAGGATTTTCCGTACTTCACAAACCATAATCACAAATTCTTCTTCACTACCGATTTTGACAAATTTCCCTACCTGCTCAAATCCTAACTGCTCCCACACTCGCTGTGCCCGCTTGTTGAACTCCGCGATAGTTACCCGTAATTGCTGTACCCTATATTGATTTGCCCCATACCTTAGCACAGCTTGAGCATAGAACTTTCCATGTCCTCGACCAACTAAATCTGGTCGTATTCCCATACCTATGTCAAGAGCTTCATGATTGTAATCTCCACCTGGTACTTGACCATCTGAACCGAAAGAACAATAGCCTTCAAGTTCTCCTTGCAGATTCAAAATTGCATAAAAAGCATTTTTCGAGTCAAGCAGATAGTGCAAATCCTCTTGGATAGTATCAGTATCAAAATTGTAGTAGTCATAGGGGGGAGTGTAGCGCCAGTTAAAAATAGCCAGTGCGTCTTCCTTCTCAATTTGTCGAAATTTAAATCTGGTGTAAAAACTATAATTTTGTCCGGGCATTTATCCCCTCACCCTCAAAGATTACAGTGTGGAAATTCTGCCCGAACTCGCTAATTTATTTGCAGAATGCCAGGAAACCTGCTTTCTGATTATACTACTGGACAGTAACCTTACCAACCATGCCTGCACCCCGATGAGGTTCACAGTAGAAAGTATATTCTCCAGCAGGCGCATCCGCAGGGAAAGTAGTTTCCAATTCTTGACCAGGATTCATTAGTAATCCTTTGTGAGACAAAGCTTTAGCCAAATCTGCGCTTTTTGCAGGATTTTGGGCAGCGTCAAATACAATATTGTGAGGAGGAACCTTATTATTTACCCATTTAATTGTATCTCCCGCCTTCACTGTAATTTTTGCGGGTTCAAACGCTAGCATTCCCTTGTCATTGCCTAATTTCACAGTGACCACATCAGCGCTAGCATTAGGAGCAAAAACTGTCAAGCTACCAATAACTAAGCATAGTGTCAATAATGCTAAGCCTAAGCGTCGTAAGCTAGCTGCTATCTTTTTCATCACTCTCTCCTAACAAACAGTTTTATCTTCACCTCTCTATCTTAAATAATTTTGTGACTAAATACGACAGCTTGTCATAGATATTATGAAAATTCCAGGAAATAATTTAGAATGTACCCAGATAATAGTAAATTTACGTCATTGTGACCGAAGGGAGTAACCTTAGAGTCTCAGTTTCTCCTTGCTTTTGTGTCAGTTCTAATAATTTCCCACAGAATTAAGCTATTTCCTGTTGAATCTGCAATCTAAAAACTCTACACTTTTTGGATGTGTAAGCGAGATACATTTGAACTATACTTGAAATCTTGCTGATACATAAAAAGACAGGCAAATTGCCTGTCTAGGGAAATGTCGAAATTGCCGATGAAATTTAGAAATTCATTTCCGCAGCTTGCACTTTTTCTACCTGTTTCTTCTTCAGAACCAGCATGATTTGTGCGAGCATGACTAAACAAATAAAGGCAATTAAACCAGCAACTCTGGTGCTACTTTGTAGAACGATTTCTACATCTTTTTGACCAAAACCACCAACGTTGGGGTTATTAGTTAAAGAATCACCAGAGTTAACAGCTTGACCTTCAGATACAATCAACTCAGGACCAGCAGGGATAGTATCAACAACGGTTTCGCCAGATTCGCTTTGAATGCTGACTTGATATTTCACACCGTTCTCGTCTTCTTCTTTGGCAATCTTGGAGATAGTACCGGTAGCAGAAGCTGTATATACGTTGTTATTGCTCTTTTCACCTGTAGGATAAACTTGTCCGCGTCCTCGGTTTCCACCAACGTGAACAGAGTATTTACCGAACTGAATATTTTTGTCGGTAGCAGGATTGGGAGAAAGAACAGGGAAGATGATTTCTTGATATTGCTCACCAGGTAAGGGTCCAACAATCACGATATTGTCTTTGCCTTCACCGTAGGATTGGTAGTATAAACCTGAGATTTTTTCTTTCATTTCCTCAGGAATCCGATCCTCAGGAGCAATCTTGAAGCCTTCGGGTAGCATTAAGACTGCACCGACATTTAAACCAACTTTAGAACCATCTGCACCTACTTGCTGTACTTTGGTATCGTAGGGAATTTTGACCACAGCTTCAAACACTTGGTCAGGAAGCACAGCTTGAGGAACTTCTACTTCGGTGGGTTTCTGCGCTAGGTGGCAGTTTGCACAAACGATTCTTCCTGTTGGTTCGCGTGGGGTTTCAGGATAGGTTTGCTGCGCCCAGAATGGATAAGCAGAGGCAGATTGGGGAATAACTAGATCGCTGGTAAAGAAGAAGGTTACAGCAGCGATCGCCACGAGCAATGTTTTGGTAATTGCTCTTGCACCACGAGTTAAACTCGCTGTCATACAAGCATTTCTCATCTCTTCAGGACAATGATTCTAGGGGCAACGTCAAATAATAACTGAAACAGTGGAGCTAAAATTACAAATTAGATTTGAGATATTTGTCAATCTCAAACCCTATGCCCACCAAGGTTCCTCTCCAGTACGGAAATCGGTTTCCGTCCAGGGGGTAAGTACCACCTTGTCATCTGCCACTTGAGTATGACTCAGAGCCAAAGAACGAGGTGCCGGACCACGAACTACCTTACCAGTTGCATCATACTGGGAACCGTGGCAAGGACACTTAAATTTATTTTCAGCCGCATTCCAGGGTACAACACAACCCAGGTGGGTACATACAGCGTTGATACCGTAGTCCCCAATGGCTTCCTTACTTTCTACTACCAAGTAGGTAGGATCGCCTTTAAGTCCTTGAACTAGAGAGCGATCGCCAACGTTATGAGTTGATAAATACTTACTCAAACTCACATCATTACCCAGTTCATCCTTCGCTGTTGTCCCACCACCAGCGCCAGCAGCCACAGGAGGGATAAAATATTTAACTACGGGATACAATGCCCCCAGAGCCACGCCTGTGACTGTTCCAAAGGTCAGCAGATTCATAAACTGCCGTCGCCCCATGTCGGGCACGTCCATCGATTCCGAAAATTGAGCCATAATCTCCGCGTTCTTGGTGTATTTTGTTAACTTATTTTTGACTTGAGTTCTTTATAGTCCAGAAACTCTTGTCTGAGGCGAGAAGCCCATGCCCGCGCAGATGCCAATTATCTCTTCCAAGATACTTTTAGCATCTTTTAGGGTTGCATTACATTTCTTTATATTCCTATCATACTTGAGTTACCGAACTTAACATCATAATCAAATGTAAAATATAGTTGAGAAGCCCTATGACAGGAAAAGAATTACGCCAACTATTACTAGAAAAATGGGGATACTCTTATGATGTCCAGTTACGACGGACACAGGGAAAAATTTTTCTGCAAATTATGTGGAAATACCTCGAACAAGCCTCCTTCCCTCTCAGCGAAGCTGAATATCAAGAACACCTAGAAAGTATTGCTGACTATATAAATGGTTTAGGCAATACAACGCAAGTGTACAAATTCATTCAGGAAACGAAAGAACGTCCCCGACTTGGTAAGGCTGTCAGCATACCTCTTGACCTAGGAGAAAGAGCTACTGAATGGCTCATCTGAAGCTTATTTATATTTCTACGTGGTACAGTTTTTAGTTAAATTTCATAAAAATTAACAAATATCTGAGATTTATCACTAAATACCAATATCGTCAATTTATTAGGCATAATATACCGAGAACTATGAGATTAACTGGTCAAGATTGAAATATTCTGGAACCAAAGTAACTCTGTAGGTATAACTTATTTCGTGATGTTTCCCTGATAGAATTCTTTTTCCTCAAGGTATATCTCTTGTGAAATCAACACCAAATTTTGTTTCTATTCCACAACTCCTAACACCAAAAATTCAGAGACAAAATGAGTAAGTTGATGTAGAGATAAATCAGCAATAGCGAAGAGTCATTTACCCAGTAATGTATCTAAATAATTATATCTTGATGATTTGAGTGATAATTTTTATCCCTGAAATCACCAAAATCTACATGGTTTCTAGGCAGATATACATACCTGAGGAAAATTTTCTATCTGAAAGGATTTGTCTACACAATTTGCTATTGACTGCAATT
The Calothrix sp. 336/3 DNA segment above includes these coding regions:
- the petJ gene encoding cytochrome c6 PetJ — protein: MRTILLILVTAIACVSLTFTNPAFAVEPVNGAKIFQKNCAACHIGGGNILIAEKTLKQEALETYLENYKITGIQAIIHQVKNGKNAMPAFKNKLTEQEVLEVATYVLENATKGWKGSTEP
- a CDS encoding GNAT family N-acetyltransferase, yielding MPGQNYSFYTRFKFRQIEKEDALAIFNWRYTPPYDYYNFDTDTIQEDLHYLLDSKNAFYAILNLQGELEGYCSFGSDGQVPGGDYNHEALDIGMGIRPDLVGRGHGKFYAQAVLRYGANQYRVQQLRVTIAEFNKRAQRVWEQLGFEQVGKFVKIGSEEEFVIMVCEVRKILQSPNSRVKL
- the petE gene encoding plastocyanin, whose amino-acid sequence is MKKIAASLRRLGLALLTLCLVIGSLTVFAPNASADVVTVKLGNDKGMLAFEPAKITVKAGDTIKWVNNKVPPHNIVFDAAQNPAKSADLAKALSHKGLLMNPGQELETTFPADAPAGEYTFYCEPHRGAGMVGKVTVQ
- the petA gene encoding cytochrome f codes for the protein MRNACMTASLTRGARAITKTLLVAIAAVTFFFTSDLVIPQSASAYPFWAQQTYPETPREPTGRIVCANCHLAQKPTEVEVPQAVLPDQVFEAVVKIPYDTKVQQVGADGSKVGLNVGAVLMLPEGFKIAPEDRIPEEMKEKISGLYYQSYGEGKDNIVIVGPLPGEQYQEIIFPVLSPNPATDKNIQFGKYSVHVGGNRGRGQVYPTGEKSNNNVYTASATGTISKIAKEEDENGVKYQVSIQSESGETVVDTIPAGPELIVSEGQAVNSGDSLTNNPNVGGFGQKDVEIVLQSSTRVAGLIAFICLVMLAQIMLVLKKKQVEKVQAAEMNF
- the petC gene encoding cytochrome b6-f complex iron-sulfur subunit, which codes for MAQFSESMDVPDMGRRQFMNLLTFGTVTGVALGALYPVVKYFIPPVAAGAGGGTTAKDELGNDVSLSKYLSTHNVGDRSLVQGLKGDPTYLVVESKEAIGDYGINAVCTHLGCVVPWNAAENKFKCPCHGSQYDATGKVVRGPAPRSLALSHTQVADDKVVLTPWTETDFRTGEEPWWA
- a CDS encoding DUF3067 family protein; the encoded protein is MTGKELRQLLLEKWGYSYDVQLRRTQGKIFLQIMWKYLEQASFPLSEAEYQEHLESIADYINGLGNTTQVYKFIQETKERPRLGKAVSIPLDLGERATEWLI